Proteins encoded by one window of Burkholderia plantarii:
- a CDS encoding gluconokinase, translating to MILIAMGVSGAGKTRIGELLAERLGCTFTDGDAFHSAGNKEKMHHGIPLTDDDRWPWLKAIRAAIEAKQRAGETAVFTCSSLKRSYRDVLRGGDADVRFVYLQGTMEVLSERLKTRTGHFFDPSLLQSQLDTLEVPGDDEAVEVSIEQTPEQMVDEVLKKLGLASKA from the coding sequence ATGATTTTGATCGCAATGGGCGTCTCGGGCGCCGGCAAGACGCGCATCGGCGAACTGCTGGCGGAGCGCCTCGGATGCACGTTCACCGATGGCGACGCGTTCCACAGCGCCGGCAACAAGGAAAAGATGCATCACGGCATTCCGCTCACCGACGACGACCGCTGGCCGTGGCTGAAGGCGATCCGCGCGGCGATCGAGGCGAAGCAGCGCGCGGGCGAGACGGCGGTGTTCACCTGCTCGTCGCTGAAGCGCTCGTATCGCGACGTGCTGCGCGGCGGCGACGCCGACGTGCGCTTCGTCTACCTGCAGGGCACGATGGAAGTGCTGAGCGAGCGGCTCAAGACGCGCACCGGCCACTTCTTCGATCCGTCGCTGCTGCAGAGCCAGCTCGACACGCTCGAGGTGCCGGGCGACGACGAGGCGGTCGAGGTCAGCATCGAGCAGACGCCCGAGCAGATGGTCGACGAGGTGCTGAAGAAGCTCGGCCTCGCCTCGAAGGCCTGA
- the purB gene encoding adenylosuccinate lyase has protein sequence MSDTRPDTLFALTALSPLDGRYASKTEALREWLSEAAFMRHRVTVEVHWLIALSRAGFAEVPRFSDASEQFLLQLVERFTAHDAARIKDIERVTNHDVKAVEYWLKESVKGQPELEAASEFIHFACTSEDINNTSHGMMLAGARDKVIVPALRSVQQRLVALAHAQADQPMLSRTHGQPASPTTLGKEIANVAARLARAIERITKVELLGKMNGAVGNFNAHLSAYPAFDWEAFSKDVVENRLKLAFNPYTIQIEPHDYMAELFDAVARANTILLDLDRDVWGYIALGYFKQKTKAGEIGSSTMPHKVNPIDFENSEGNLGLANATLRHLSEKLPVSRWQRDLTDSTVLRNIGVAFGYSLLAYESLTRGLDKLEVNPARLNEDLDNCWEVLAEPVQTVMRRYGIENPYEQLKELTRGKGITREALQQFVGGLAIPQDAKDLLLAMTPASYIGKAAELAKRIA, from the coding sequence ATGTCCGACACCCGCCCCGACACCCTTTTCGCCCTCACCGCGCTCTCGCCGCTCGACGGCCGCTACGCGAGCAAGACCGAAGCGCTGCGCGAGTGGCTCTCCGAGGCCGCGTTCATGCGCCACCGCGTGACGGTCGAGGTCCATTGGCTGATCGCGCTGTCGCGCGCCGGCTTCGCCGAAGTGCCGCGCTTCTCGGACGCCTCCGAGCAGTTCCTGCTGCAGCTGGTCGAGCGCTTCACCGCGCACGACGCGGCGCGCATCAAGGACATCGAGCGCGTGACGAACCACGACGTGAAGGCCGTCGAATACTGGCTCAAGGAATCGGTGAAAGGCCAGCCGGAACTCGAGGCCGCGAGCGAATTCATCCACTTCGCCTGCACGTCGGAAGACATCAACAACACCTCGCACGGCATGATGCTGGCCGGCGCGCGCGACAAGGTGATCGTGCCGGCGCTGCGCAGCGTGCAGCAGCGGCTCGTCGCGCTCGCGCACGCGCAGGCCGACCAGCCGATGCTGTCGCGCACGCACGGCCAGCCGGCCAGCCCGACTACGCTCGGCAAGGAAATCGCCAACGTCGCGGCGCGTCTCGCGCGCGCCATCGAGCGCATCACGAAGGTCGAGCTGCTCGGCAAGATGAACGGCGCGGTCGGCAACTTCAACGCGCACCTGTCGGCGTATCCGGCGTTCGACTGGGAAGCGTTCTCGAAGGACGTGGTCGAGAACCGCCTGAAGCTCGCGTTCAATCCGTACACGATCCAGATCGAGCCGCACGACTACATGGCCGAGCTGTTCGACGCCGTGGCGCGCGCCAACACGATCCTGCTCGACCTCGACCGCGACGTCTGGGGCTACATCGCGCTCGGCTACTTCAAGCAGAAGACCAAGGCCGGCGAGATCGGCTCGTCGACCATGCCGCACAAGGTCAACCCGATCGACTTCGAGAACTCGGAAGGCAACCTCGGCCTGGCCAACGCCACGCTGCGCCATCTTTCCGAGAAGCTGCCGGTGTCGCGCTGGCAGCGCGACCTGACCGACTCCACGGTGCTGCGCAACATCGGCGTGGCGTTCGGTTACTCGCTGCTCGCCTACGAATCGCTCACGCGCGGCCTCGACAAGCTCGAGGTAAACCCGGCGCGCCTGAACGAGGATCTCGACAACTGCTGGGAAGTGCTGGCCGAGCCGGTGCAGACCGTGATGCGCCGCTACGGCATCGAGAACCCCTACGAACAGCTGAAGGAACTCACGCGCGGCAAGGGCATCACGCGCGAGGCGCTGCAGCAGTTCGTGGGCGGCCTCGCGATCCCGCAGGACGCGAAGGACCTGCTGCTCGCGATGACGCCGGCCTCGTACATCGGCAAGGCGGCCGAACTCGCGAAGCGGATCGCGTAA
- a CDS encoding LysR family transcriptional regulator: MELKWLEDFVSLAETRSFSRSAESRHVSQPAFSRRIQALEAWLGTELIDRSVYPTRLTQAGQVFLEQALTMLSQAHEARTVLRGHAAAPVPTIEFAVPHTLSLTYFPFWLQRIEAKLGPVHTRLRALNVHDAVLSLVEGGCDLVMGYHHPSHPVALDPSRYDMLTLGMEPISPFSAPLRAGRPRYTLPGGADAPVPYLSYTPNAYLGRMTEVIIANAREPLHLDRIYETDMAEGLKAMALAGHGIAFLPHSAVEDAVARGELIRLDRPARAGGAQPFTLTMEIRLYRDKLAVHGDEARQTLVRALWDAVVEELAQRAR, encoded by the coding sequence ATGGAACTGAAATGGCTCGAAGACTTCGTCTCGCTCGCGGAGACGCGAAGCTTCAGCCGTTCGGCCGAATCGCGGCACGTCTCGCAGCCGGCGTTCTCGCGGCGGATCCAGGCGCTCGAGGCGTGGCTCGGCACCGAGCTGATCGACCGCTCCGTCTACCCGACGCGGCTCACGCAGGCCGGTCAGGTCTTCCTCGAACAGGCGCTGACCATGCTCTCGCAGGCGCACGAGGCGCGCACGGTGCTGCGTGGCCACGCGGCGGCGCCGGTGCCGACCATCGAGTTCGCGGTGCCGCACACGCTCTCGCTGACCTATTTCCCGTTCTGGCTGCAGCGCATCGAGGCCAAGCTCGGCCCCGTGCATACGCGGCTGCGCGCGCTGAACGTCCACGACGCGGTGCTCTCGCTCGTCGAGGGCGGCTGCGATCTGGTGATGGGCTACCACCATCCGAGCCATCCGGTGGCGCTCGACCCGTCGCGCTACGACATGCTCACGCTCGGCATGGAGCCGATCAGCCCGTTCTCGGCGCCGCTGCGCGCCGGGCGGCCGCGCTACACGCTGCCCGGCGGCGCCGACGCGCCGGTGCCCTACCTGTCCTACACGCCGAACGCGTACCTGGGCCGGATGACCGAGGTGATCATCGCCAACGCGCGCGAGCCGCTGCACCTGGACCGCATCTACGAGACCGACATGGCCGAGGGGCTCAAGGCGATGGCGCTGGCCGGCCATGGCATCGCGTTCCTGCCGCACAGCGCGGTCGAGGACGCGGTAGCGCGCGGCGAGCTGATCCGCCTCGACCGGCCCGCGCGCGCGGGCGGCGCGCAGCCGTTCACGCTGACCATGGAGATCCGGCTCTATCGTGACAAGCTCGCCGTGCACGGCGACGAGGCCCGCCAGACGCTGGTGCGCGCGCTATGGGACGCCGTCGTCGAGGAACTGGCGCAGCGCGCGCGCTGA
- a CDS encoding Glu/Leu/Phe/Val family dehydrogenase — MSSQPQSSLVAQSIPSYLNAEALGPWGNYLQQVDRVAPYLGSLSRWLETLKRPKRILVVDVPIELDNGTVAHFEGYRVQHNVSRGPGKGGVRYHQDVTLSEVMALSAWMSVKNAAVNVPYGGAKGGIRVDPRKLSRGELERMTRRYTSEIGIIIGPNTDIPAPDVNTNEQVMAWMMDTYSMNQGQTATGVVTGKPITLGGSLGRREATGRGVFVVGCEAAQKKGVEIQGARIAVQGFGNVGGIAGKLFQEAGAKVVAVQDHTGTIYQPAGVDAVKLLDHVARTGGVAGFEGAEPMANDEFWTVETEILIPAALENQITEKNAGKIRTKIVVEGANGPTTTAADDILAANGVLVIPDVIANAGGVTVSYFEWVQDFSSFFWTEDEINQRLERIMREAFAGVWSVAQEHNVSVRTAAFIVACKRILMAREMRGLYP; from the coding sequence ATGTCTTCGCAACCGCAGTCCTCGCTCGTCGCGCAGTCCATTCCGTCCTACCTGAACGCGGAAGCGTTGGGCCCGTGGGGCAACTACCTGCAGCAGGTCGACCGCGTCGCGCCGTATCTCGGCTCGCTGTCGCGCTGGCTCGAAACGCTGAAGCGCCCGAAGCGCATCCTCGTGGTCGACGTGCCGATCGAGCTCGATAACGGCACCGTGGCCCACTTCGAGGGCTATCGCGTGCAGCACAACGTCTCGCGCGGCCCCGGCAAGGGTGGCGTGCGCTACCACCAGGACGTCACGCTCTCGGAAGTGATGGCGCTGTCGGCCTGGATGTCGGTCAAGAACGCGGCCGTCAACGTGCCGTATGGCGGCGCGAAGGGCGGCATCCGCGTCGATCCGCGCAAGCTCTCGCGCGGCGAACTCGAGCGCATGACGCGCCGCTACACGAGCGAGATCGGCATCATCATCGGGCCGAACACCGATATCCCGGCGCCGGACGTCAACACCAACGAACAGGTGATGGCGTGGATGATGGACACCTACTCGATGAACCAGGGCCAGACGGCCACCGGCGTCGTGACCGGCAAGCCGATCACGCTCGGCGGCTCGCTCGGCCGCCGCGAGGCGACCGGCCGCGGCGTGTTCGTGGTGGGCTGCGAGGCGGCCCAGAAGAAGGGTGTCGAGATCCAGGGCGCGCGCATCGCGGTGCAGGGCTTCGGCAACGTCGGCGGGATCGCCGGCAAGCTGTTCCAGGAAGCGGGCGCGAAGGTCGTCGCCGTGCAGGATCACACCGGCACGATCTACCAGCCGGCCGGCGTGGACGCCGTGAAGCTGCTCGACCACGTCGCGCGCACCGGCGGCGTGGCGGGCTTCGAGGGCGCCGAGCCGATGGCGAACGACGAGTTCTGGACCGTCGAGACCGAGATCCTGATCCCGGCCGCGCTCGAGAACCAGATCACCGAGAAGAACGCCGGCAAGATCCGCACGAAGATCGTCGTCGAAGGCGCGAACGGCCCGACCACCACGGCGGCCGACGACATCCTCGCGGCCAACGGCGTGCTGGTGATCCCCGACGTGATCGCCAACGCGGGCGGCGTGACCGTCTCGTATTTCGAATGGGTGCAGGATTTCTCGAGCTTTTTCTGGACCGAGGACGAGATCAACCAGCGGCTCGAGCGCATCATGCGCGAGGCGTTCGCCGGCGTCTGGTCGGTCGCGCAGGAGCACAATGTGTCGGTGCGCACGGCGGCGTTCATCGTGGCCTGCAAGCGGATCCTGATGGCGCGCGAAATGCGCGGCCTCTATCCCTGA
- a CDS encoding glutamate/aspartate ABC transporter substrate-binding protein: MKIKQALLLTAALATFAGGAIAQETGTLKKIKDTGVIALGHRESSIPFSYYDQNQQVIGYARDFQMRIVDAVKKKLNLPNLQTKNIPVTSQNRIPLVQNGTVDIECGSTTNNLDRQKQAAFSTTYFVIGTRLMTSKDSGIKDFADLKGKTVVTTAGTTSERLLRAMNNDKQMGMSIISAKDHGESFQTLETGRAVAFMMDDALLAGERAKAKKPDNWVIVGTPQSEEAYGCMMRKDDPAFKKVVDDAIIETEKSGEAAKLYTKWFENPIPPKGLNLNFPLSDAMKKLYASPNDKALD, from the coding sequence ATGAAAATCAAACAAGCGCTGCTGCTCACCGCCGCCCTCGCCACCTTCGCCGGCGGTGCCATCGCGCAGGAGACGGGGACCCTCAAGAAGATCAAGGACACCGGCGTGATCGCGCTCGGTCACCGCGAGTCGTCGATTCCGTTTTCGTACTATGACCAGAACCAGCAGGTGATCGGCTACGCGCGCGACTTCCAGATGCGCATCGTCGACGCCGTGAAGAAGAAGCTGAACCTGCCGAACCTGCAGACCAAGAACATCCCGGTCACGTCGCAGAACCGGATTCCGCTGGTGCAGAACGGCACCGTGGACATCGAGTGCGGCTCGACCACCAATAACCTTGACCGCCAGAAGCAGGCCGCCTTCTCGACCACCTATTTCGTGATCGGCACGCGCCTGATGACCTCGAAGGACTCGGGCATCAAGGATTTCGCCGACCTCAAGGGCAAGACCGTCGTGACGACGGCGGGCACCACCTCCGAACGCCTGCTGCGCGCGATGAACAACGACAAGCAGATGGGCATGAGCATCATCAGCGCGAAGGACCACGGCGAGTCGTTCCAGACGCTCGAGACGGGCCGCGCGGTCGCGTTCATGATGGACGACGCGCTGCTGGCCGGCGAGCGCGCCAAGGCGAAGAAGCCCGACAACTGGGTGATCGTCGGGACGCCGCAATCGGAAGAGGCCTACGGCTGCATGATGCGCAAGGACGATCCGGCCTTCAAGAAGGTGGTCGACGATGCGATCATCGAGACCGAGAAGTCGGGCGAGGCAGCCAAGCTCTATACGAAGTGGTTCGAGAACCCGATCCCGCCGAAGGGGCTGAACCTGAACTTCCCGCTGTCGGACGCGATGAAGAAGCTCTACGCGAGCCCGAACGACAAGGCGCTCGACTGA
- a CDS encoding amino acid ABC transporter permease: protein MSYHWNWGIFLSPVSTGEPTTYLGWLLSGFWVTIKVSLVAWVIALIVGSLFGVLRTVPNRWLSALGTLYVSIFRNVPLIVQFFIWYLVVPELLPSAIGTWIKQLPPGTQFFTASVVCLGLFTGARVCEQVRSGIAALPKGQRAAGLAVGFTEWQTYRFVLLPVAYRIIVPPLTSEFLNIFKNSAVASTIGLLDLSAQARQLVDYTAQTYESFIAVTLAYVIINLVVMALMRWIESRTRLPGYIGGK from the coding sequence ATGTCTTACCACTGGAACTGGGGAATCTTCCTGAGCCCCGTTTCGACGGGCGAGCCGACCACCTACCTCGGCTGGCTGCTGTCGGGCTTCTGGGTGACCATCAAGGTCTCGCTCGTGGCCTGGGTGATCGCGCTCATTGTCGGCTCGCTGTTCGGCGTGCTGCGCACCGTCCCCAACCGCTGGCTGTCCGCGCTCGGCACGCTCTACGTGTCGATTTTCCGCAATGTCCCGCTGATCGTGCAGTTCTTCATCTGGTATCTGGTGGTGCCCGAGCTGCTGCCGAGCGCGATCGGCACCTGGATCAAGCAGCTGCCGCCGGGCACGCAGTTCTTCACCGCCTCGGTGGTGTGCCTGGGCCTGTTCACCGGCGCGCGCGTCTGCGAGCAGGTGCGCTCGGGCATCGCCGCGCTGCCGAAGGGCCAGCGCGCGGCCGGGCTCGCGGTGGGCTTCACCGAATGGCAGACCTACCGCTTCGTGCTGCTGCCGGTGGCGTACCGGATCATCGTGCCGCCGCTCACCTCCGAGTTCCTGAACATTTTCAAGAACTCGGCGGTGGCCTCGACCATCGGCCTGCTCGACCTGTCGGCGCAGGCGCGCCAACTGGTCGACTACACCGCGCAGACCTATGAATCGTTCATCGCCGTCACGCTGGCCTACGTCATCATCAACCTCGTCGTGATGGCCCTGATGCGCTGGATCGAGTCCAGGACGCGGCTGCCCGGCTACATCGGAGGCAAGTGA
- the gltK gene encoding glutamate/aspartate ABC transporter permease GltK, which yields MHDFDWSGIPGALPALWTGAIVTLEITVLAIVVGIVWGTLLALMRLSGVTGLQWFARLYVTVFRSIPLVMVLLWFFLIVPQLLQGVLGLSPTIDIRLASAMIAFSLFEAAYYSEIIRAGIQAVPRGQVNAAFALGMGYGQAMRLVILPQAFRAMVPLLLTQAIVLFQDTSLVYVISLADFFRTATNIGDRDGTNVEMILFAGACYFVVCVLASALVKGLQKKVTR from the coding sequence ATGCACGACTTCGACTGGAGTGGAATTCCCGGCGCGTTGCCGGCGCTGTGGACGGGCGCGATCGTCACGCTCGAGATCACCGTGCTGGCGATCGTGGTCGGCATCGTGTGGGGCACGCTGCTCGCGCTGATGCGGCTGTCGGGCGTCACCGGGCTGCAATGGTTCGCGCGGCTCTACGTGACCGTGTTCCGTTCGATCCCGCTGGTGATGGTGCTGCTGTGGTTCTTCCTGATCGTGCCGCAGCTGCTGCAGGGCGTGCTCGGGCTGTCGCCGACCATCGACATCCGGCTCGCCTCGGCGATGATCGCGTTCTCGCTGTTCGAGGCCGCGTATTATTCTGAGATCATTCGCGCGGGGATCCAGGCGGTGCCGCGCGGGCAGGTCAACGCGGCGTTCGCGCTCGGCATGGGCTACGGCCAGGCGATGCGCCTCGTGATCCTGCCGCAGGCGTTTCGCGCGATGGTGCCGCTGCTGCTCACGCAGGCGATCGTGCTGTTCCAGGACACCTCGCTCGTCTACGTGATCAGCCTCGCGGACTTCTTCCGCACGGCCACCAACATCGGCGACCGCGACGGCACCAACGTCGAGATGATCCTGTTCGCGGGCGCCTGCTATTTCGTCGTGTGCGTGCTGGCATCCGCGCTCGTCAAAGGTCTTCAGAAAAAGGTTACAAGATGA
- a CDS encoding amino acid ABC transporter ATP-binding protein — protein MISIKNVSKWYGQFQVLADCTTEVKKGEVVVVCGPSGSGKSTLIKTVNGLEPFQKGEILVNGESVGDKRTNLSKLRSKVGMVFQHFELFPHLSITENLTLAQIKVLGRGKDEANDKGLKLLDRVGLKAHAHKFPGQLSGGQQQRVAIARALSMDPIAMLFDEPTSALDPEMINEVLDVMVELAQEGMTMMCVTHEMGFAKKVAHRVIFMDKGAIVEDDRKDEFFANPKSDRAKDFLAKILH, from the coding sequence ATGATTTCCATCAAGAACGTCTCGAAGTGGTATGGGCAGTTCCAGGTGCTGGCCGACTGCACGACGGAAGTGAAGAAGGGCGAGGTGGTGGTGGTGTGCGGCCCGTCCGGCTCGGGCAAGTCCACGCTGATCAAGACCGTGAACGGCCTCGAGCCGTTCCAGAAGGGCGAGATCCTCGTGAACGGCGAGTCGGTGGGCGACAAGCGCACCAACCTCTCGAAGCTGCGCTCGAAGGTCGGCATGGTGTTCCAGCACTTCGAGCTGTTCCCGCATCTGTCGATCACGGAAAACCTGACGCTCGCGCAGATCAAGGTGCTCGGCCGCGGCAAGGACGAGGCCAACGACAAGGGCCTCAAGCTGCTCGACCGGGTCGGCCTCAAGGCGCACGCGCACAAGTTCCCGGGCCAGCTCTCGGGCGGCCAGCAGCAGCGCGTGGCGATCGCGCGCGCGCTGTCGATGGACCCGATCGCGATGCTGTTCGACGAGCCGACCTCGGCGCTCGATCCCGAGATGATCAACGAGGTGCTCGACGTGATGGTCGAGCTCGCGCAGGAAGGCATGACGATGATGTGCGTGACGCACGAAATGGGCTTCGCGAAGAAGGTCGCCCATCGCGTGATCTTCATGGACAAGGGCGCGATCGTCGAGGACGACCGCAAGGACGAGTTCTTCGCGAATCCGAAGTCCGATCGCGCGAAGGACTTCCTCGCGAAGATCCTGCACTGA
- a CDS encoding class II glutamine amidotransferase: MCQLFGMNCAEPTDVTFSFTGFAARGGLTDHHADGWGIAFFEDKACRLFLDHQSSATSPLAEMVKRYPIKSKNTIAHIRKATQGAILLENSHPFMRELWGRHWIFAHNGDLPGFAPGLDDGVYQPVGTTDSERAFCLLMQGLRDTFPGAQPPLPELFERLAELTGQITAHGVFNFLLSNGQALFAHCSTRLHYLVRRWPFSTAHLIDEDLSIDFAKYTTPEDRVAVIATQPLTDDEVWTAFEPGELLMFQCGDVAAKTRVAVPEIVLEKLRNPALDPSASVNCRRAAVANASAGTDVTLEAAATAAAHGDDPVDF; this comes from the coding sequence ATGTGCCAACTCTTCGGAATGAACTGCGCCGAGCCGACCGACGTGACCTTCTCGTTCACGGGTTTCGCGGCCCGCGGCGGGCTCACCGATCATCACGCGGACGGCTGGGGCATCGCGTTTTTCGAGGACAAGGCCTGCCGGCTGTTTCTCGACCACCAGTCGTCGGCCACCTCGCCGCTCGCCGAGATGGTCAAGCGCTATCCGATCAAGTCGAAGAACACCATCGCGCACATCCGCAAGGCCACCCAGGGCGCGATCCTGCTGGAAAACAGCCATCCGTTCATGCGCGAGCTGTGGGGGCGCCACTGGATCTTCGCGCACAACGGCGACCTGCCCGGCTTCGCGCCCGGCCTCGACGACGGCGTCTACCAGCCGGTCGGCACCACCGACAGCGAGCGCGCGTTCTGCCTGCTGATGCAGGGCCTGCGCGACACCTTCCCGGGCGCGCAGCCGCCGCTGCCTGAACTGTTCGAGCGGCTCGCCGAGCTGACCGGGCAGATCACCGCGCACGGCGTGTTCAACTTCCTGCTGTCGAACGGCCAGGCGCTGTTCGCGCACTGCTCGACGCGGCTGCACTACCTGGTGCGGCGCTGGCCGTTCTCGACCGCGCATCTGATCGACGAGGATCTCTCGATCGACTTCGCGAAGTACACCACGCCCGAGGATCGCGTCGCCGTGATCGCCACGCAGCCGCTGACCGACGATGAGGTCTGGACCGCGTTCGAACCGGGCGAGCTGCTGATGTTCCAGTGCGGCGACGTCGCCGCGAAGACGCGCGTGGCGGTGCCCGAGATCGTGCTTGAGAAGCTGCGCAATCCGGCGCTCGATCCGTCGGCGTCGGTCAACTGCCGGCGCGCGGCGGTGGCGAATGCATCCGCCGGCACGGACGTCACGCTCGAAGCCGCCGCCACGGCCGCCGCGCACGGCGACGATCCGGTCGATTTCTGA
- the pyrC gene encoding dihydroorotase, with the protein MTAPNASPDASVTSLTLARPDDWHLHVRDGAMLAAVLPHTARQFGRAIIMPNLKPPVTTTAQAEAYRARILAALPAGMAFEPLMTLYLTDNTPADEIRRARESGFVHGVKLYPAGATTNSDAGVTDLRKCAGALEAMQETGMPLLVHGEVTNAEIDLFDRERVFIDRVMTPLRRDFPALKVVFEHITTKDAADYVRDADAAPGTLGATITAHHLLYNRNAIFTGGIRPHYYCLPVLKRETHRVALVEAATSGNARFFLGTDSAPHAKDAKEAACGCAGCYTALHALELYAEAFDQAGALDKLEGFASFFGADFYGLPRATDTVTLRRETWQLPATIEAGDTSVVPLRGGEPIGWRLA; encoded by the coding sequence ATGACCGCTCCGAACGCCTCTCCCGACGCTTCCGTCACCTCGCTGACCCTCGCCCGTCCCGACGACTGGCACCTGCACGTGCGCGACGGCGCGATGCTGGCCGCCGTGCTGCCGCATACGGCGCGCCAGTTCGGCCGCGCCATCATCATGCCGAACCTGAAGCCGCCCGTGACCACCACGGCGCAGGCCGAGGCGTACCGCGCGCGGATTCTCGCCGCGCTGCCGGCCGGCATGGCGTTCGAGCCGCTGATGACGCTCTACCTGACCGACAACACGCCGGCCGACGAGATCCGCCGCGCGCGTGAGAGCGGCTTCGTGCATGGCGTGAAGCTCTATCCGGCCGGCGCCACGACCAACTCCGACGCGGGCGTGACGGACCTGCGCAAATGCGCGGGCGCGCTCGAGGCGATGCAGGAAACGGGCATGCCGCTGCTGGTCCACGGCGAGGTCACCAATGCCGAGATCGATCTGTTCGATCGCGAGAGGGTGTTCATCGATCGGGTGATGACGCCGCTGCGCCGCGATTTCCCGGCGCTCAAGGTGGTGTTCGAGCACATCACGACCAAGGACGCGGCCGACTACGTGCGCGACGCCGACGCGGCACCCGGCACGCTCGGCGCGACCATCACGGCCCATCACCTGCTCTACAACCGCAACGCGATCTTCACGGGCGGGATCCGGCCGCATTACTACTGCCTGCCGGTGCTCAAGCGCGAGACGCACCGCGTCGCGCTGGTGGAGGCGGCGACCTCGGGCAACGCGCGCTTCTTCCTCGGCACCGACAGCGCCCCGCACGCGAAGGACGCCAAGGAAGCGGCCTGCGGCTGCGCCGGCTGCTACACGGCGCTGCACGCGCTCGAACTCTACGCGGAAGCGTTCGACCAGGCCGGCGCGCTCGACAAGCTGGAAGGCTTCGCGAGCTTCTTCGGCGCCGATTTCTACGGCCTGCCGCGTGCCACCGACACGGTCACGCTGCGCCGCGAGACCTGGCAGCTGCCGGCCACCATCGAGGCCGGCGACACCTCGGTCGTGCCGCTGCGCGGCGGCGAGCCGATCGGCTGGCGCCTCGCGTGA
- a CDS encoding DUF3025 domain-containing protein, whose translation MSGGAGGPSSAGFAAIDWQAPWLAPFAVHGPRWQAAALAGEAAWLAALAADAATAGIVTGRGLPLRFIEQAALPAGVAYETQIATTGGVPTRHNLHDFFNALVWFGYPRLKAAINARQSAAIDALGVGGARGGLRDALTLLDENGALFVTADPALGDALRRFGWRTLFVEARAAWGRACELRLVGHALLEKLVAPYKACCAHAWIVEAPPAWFDWDEGARRGWLDAHVAAGFDARLPPHGGFAPVPVLGVPGWCAANAEPGFYDDPQVFRAGRRARG comes from the coding sequence GTGAGCGGAGGCGCGGGCGGCCCGTCCAGTGCCGGCTTCGCGGCGATCGACTGGCAGGCGCCGTGGCTCGCGCCGTTCGCGGTACACGGGCCGCGCTGGCAAGCCGCCGCGCTGGCCGGCGAGGCCGCCTGGCTCGCGGCGCTGGCCGCCGACGCGGCCACGGCCGGCATCGTCACCGGGCGCGGCCTGCCGTTGCGCTTCATCGAACAGGCCGCGCTGCCGGCCGGCGTCGCCTACGAGACGCAGATCGCCACCACCGGCGGCGTGCCGACTCGCCACAATCTCCACGATTTCTTCAACGCGCTGGTCTGGTTCGGCTATCCGCGCCTCAAGGCCGCGATCAACGCGCGGCAGTCGGCGGCGATCGACGCGCTCGGCGTGGGCGGCGCGCGCGGCGGCCTGCGCGATGCGCTGACGCTGCTCGACGAGAACGGCGCGCTGTTCGTCACCGCCGATCCGGCGCTCGGCGACGCGCTGCGCCGCTTCGGCTGGCGGACGCTGTTCGTCGAGGCGCGCGCGGCCTGGGGCCGGGCCTGCGAGCTGCGGCTGGTCGGCCATGCACTGCTCGAGAAACTCGTCGCGCCCTACAAGGCCTGCTGCGCGCATGCCTGGATCGTCGAGGCGCCGCCCGCCTGGTTCGACTGGGACGAGGGCGCGCGCCGCGGCTGGCTCGACGCGCACGTTGCCGCCGGCTTCGACGCGCGGCTGCCGCCGCACGGCGGCTTCGCGCCGGTCCCGGTGCTCGGCGTGCCGGGCTGGTGCGCCGCGAACGCGGAGCCGGGCTTCTACGACGACCCGCAGGTGTTTCGCGCAGGCCGTCGTGCGCGCGGCTGA
- a CDS encoding OsmC family protein, with protein MECKVSWMGQDGMAFVAQTGSGHLIAMDGAPGGGGNNLAPRPMEMVLVGTGGCTAYDVVLILQKSRQEVTDCSVTLKAERASEDPKVFTKIHFHFTVTGRNLNPATVERAINLSHDKYCSASIMIAKTAELTHSFDIVAG; from the coding sequence ATGGAATGCAAAGTTAGCTGGATGGGCCAGGATGGCATGGCGTTCGTCGCGCAGACGGGTAGCGGCCATCTCATTGCCATGGACGGCGCGCCCGGAGGCGGCGGCAACAACCTCGCCCCGCGCCCGATGGAAATGGTGCTGGTCGGCACGGGCGGCTGCACCGCGTATGACGTCGTGCTGATCCTGCAGAAGAGCCGCCAGGAAGTGACCGACTGCTCGGTGACGCTGAAGGCCGAGCGCGCGAGCGAGGATCCGAAGGTGTTCACGAAGATCCACTTCCACTTCACCGTCACGGGTCGCAACCTGAATCCGGCCACGGTCGAGCGCGCGATCAACCTGTCGCACGACAAGTACTGCTCGGCATCGATCATGATCGCGAAGACGGCCGAGCTCACGCACTCGTTCGACATCGTCGCGGGCTGA